The Mytilus edulis chromosome 5, xbMytEdul2.2, whole genome shotgun sequence genomic interval TATTTCCTGACAGCCAACTAACAAACGACAAGGGTGATCACTACGACACTTATTGCTGTTCATAACAACAAACATAGTATTTTCCTAATTAAATAAAGCAAcggtagtttaccgatgttcaaaactcctTTATAATAAGAAATGTCATACGTAACACATTGATCCATTAGAAATTAATAAAGTTGTTTAAAACGATAAACAGACGAAATTGAGGCGTACTCTGCATCATTTATATTTCAGCAATATGTAACTTCAAACTTGATAGTAGAATAACTTGAATGTGTAATATTCATTACAAATGCACTGTTTTCTGGGAAAATACAATAAAGTTTTCACAGTATATTTCTatgaaaaaagtataataacaaaactACTGcgttaaaaaaatgtatgaactTCAAGATAGTTGAATTCAGATATACAGATAAATGACTAAAAgctgaagtttttggtcaaggaattttttgaagaagttgaagtccaaacaacgtgaaacttagtaaatatgttacctaatatatgatctttctaattgcaATGAaaaattacagttttttttatcccaatttcatgtatcactgaacatggaaaatgatggtgcgagtggggcatccgtgaactatggacacattcttgtataTGAGAAGATCTGTTTCAATGTATCCTAATTCTTCAAAATTCATTTGGACGGTATTAGACAACAGCACAAGAAAGTATGTCGGTACAAAGTCAGTTATAATTTATACTGTCGAGATAGTGTAGAGACATACTTCAGGCTTTCAAAAGTGTGTCAATATACATTCAGACATATAAAGACTGTCAAGAGTGTGCCGAGTCAGAATCAGATGCCATTACGAATATCAAGAATATGtcaataaataagaaaattatcATTGTTAATAGTGTCAAGACATATGTCGAGTCAATTAAAGAAATCACACAGATAGTAAAGAGCAATATCTAGAATATAGATACTTATTTAAGACAAATTCACACAGTGTCAAAACTTTTTGACAAAATGGAATGTCAGGTAATATGTTATGTAAATTCAGAATTGGAATTTTAGACTTTGTGATTATTGTTGTGAATGCgttaaataagaaaacaaaattgaaatttttgtttgatctttatttgtgtaaaagttaaaaagtccaaAAGTTGCTCATGTAATTGCAGACAATAACTGATTTATCATAaatgaaaaatcacaataataactATTTGGTATAGGTATTTTTATTTTACGACAAGATTgaaaatagaaatggggaatatgtcaataagacaagAACCCGACAAATGAGCAGCCAACAGTCGAATAAatctttgattttgttatttcttagaattacatatttcaattaaAGGAATAATGAACATGAATTTAAATGAGATGCATATAAGTTACTTATACGAAATCAATTCCACGAAAGGGGGTATATCAGAGGTCATAATTATAATTGATGTGTGACTTAGTTTGATAACTGATAAAAGTTGAGCCGTAGACTGGATGGTTTAGTTTTACAAGTAAttgtttattgatattcattttatttttatttttttgatttgtAGCACTGTTAATGAGAACTTTATCATCTTTATTTTCTTAAACTCACGTTAAGATGTAATCCACCATGAGGGAGAGGAGATCCATCTCCCCTTTTCCATGTTATATTTGGTAATGGATAACCATAAGCTTCGCAAACTAGTGTGACATTTTCTCCTTCCTGTACAGTTACAGTTGCAGCACTGACAGTTGTTATGTACGGAGCAACTGTAAATAcgttttatatgatattatttaataaaagttactgatttttgtttttaaacctTATCGTATATGTATGCAAAATTTATAcagaacaaaattcaaaattctatTTGTAAAACCTCTTCCAGAATTGTGCAGTGGTATTGAGACAGCAACCCTGTTTTTGATactttaaaatgataattttcaATCGGGATTTCATTTCTGGGATTCgacagaattttgaaataaatgcatatgttgtatgggctttgctaattgttgatgACCGTACGGTGCCTTTATGAGATGAAAGCAAGCATTGACATGTAGAGTTTCAAGTTAAACGACACCATCAATATATCTTAGAGTCAAAATATCGGCTATGAAACTTGATGATGACTAAAACTTTATTCCCATACagcattttaaaatgttattgcaAAACCGTCGTGtccatttatcaaataaaaaaagcaaaatggtattaaatattattagaccgatggttttcctgtttgaatggttttacactagtaatttttggtccctttatagtttgttgttcggtgtgagccaaggctccgtgttgaaagtcgtgcattgacctataatggtttacttttttaaattgttatttgaatggatagttgtctcattggcactcacaccacatctttctatatctatgaTAAACATGACAATTGTTATAACTTACTTTGTATAGTTACACTCCTTAACATTCTAGGTAATTCCTCGTAATTTTGATTTGGAAGATATATCTGACATGTGTAGTTCCCTGCTTCAATCTCTGTAAGTGACTCTATAATCAGTTGGTACGTTTGACTGTTGTGTGTTCTGTATTTCACTACACTATATCTATTTCTCTCTTCAACAAATAGATCAAATCGAACAATGCCATCCGATGAAATATATAACGGATCATCAGTTAAGGGGGTCTTTGTATTCCATTGTGACTGTCAATTATAACAATGTGTTGTTTTATTAATCAAATGTCTAACGTAAGGATACATTTTTGCCCTTCAGATgtgttaaatgaatatttaagATCATAGCGTACTACATTGAAATAAAACTCTGACTTGCTACCTTGATCAATACAAATTATTAGAtagattgatatatatatatatatatttattttcaagataATCGTCAACAATCACCAGCATCTATATACTTTGAACTATAACCAATGTTTTGTATTAATCTAACATTCAGATGGAGCTTTAATATTGCAAACTTGAAGGGAAGATAAAAACAAGATATTATAATTTACATTAACTTAAAGAACATGTGTGGAACAATTGAGTTACTTTTTTCATATCTCGTCTTCAATTTCCACActtaacaaaacaaatgaaagaaaaagctCTTCATTGAAAACTTGATTTAACTTGTACGCTATTTCAATCAAAATAATCgcatttcaactaaaaaatacTCATCATTGATAAAGTTACTTTGGGTCAAACTATGATTATCCATTTTTAAAATGAGCCATAATactaaaaaattatattataaaaaaaacctaataaGTATATACCTGTTCTCTATCATATAAATCTATGACAGAACAATTCATGTATGATGTCTGGTCTTGTTTTTTCACCTGTGATAAACTATTATCTACCTTTTCAAGTCCAGCACCCAAaactgaaaaaagtaaataaaaaataaagactgagAGACGTTCTTTACAATGACCAAATATTTAATAGAGTACCCGAACAGTTTGTATTTAGTAGCACTTGGATTTCTTTTGTTATTGTTTTCcaatttggatttttttgtcaCATGAAAAGTACGCTACAACTACAGCAAGCGTACAAGTTCTAAAAAGAAAAAGGAATAGAAGATGattgtatatagttatcaaaggtaccaggaatataatttagtactgcagacgcgcgtttcgtcttcataagacccatcagtgacgctcagatcaaaatagttataaagccaaacaagttcaaagttgaagagcattgaggacccaaaattccaaaacgttgtgacaaatacggctaaggtaatccttAGTTTTTGCGAAAAATTCAACGTTttgtaaatagaaaatttataaaaatgacaacattattgatattcatgtcaacaccgaagtgttgactacttggctggtgaagccatcggggacaaaacgtccaccagcagtggcatcgaaccattggtgttaatagttatcaaaggtacaaggattataatttagtacgccagacacgcgtttcgtcacCTAGATCCACTCCAATATTCTTAGACTTAacatcataacaaaaaaaaagtcagtaGTATTATTTAAAAATCTCATTTAGCTGCCAAACACTGATTTTACATATAGAAAGAATAGTATTCGGTAACTCATTTTTCTGTTATAACTTTACTGAATCATTGTCATGGATGTACCAGTTATAAAAAGGTTCTTCTTACTGCTATTAATAACAGTATCAAATATACAACTATATATCTGGCTAAAACATGCATAGGAAtctaatgtacagtagttgtcgtttgtttatgtaatttatacgtgtttctcgtttctcgtttttttatatagattagaccgttggttttcccgtttgaatggtttagaaattttggggccctttatagcttgttgttcggtgtgagccaaggctctgtgttgaaggccgtacattgacctataatggtttacttttttaaattgttatttggatggagagttgtctcattggcactcacaccacatcttcctatatctatataattactGGATAGACCAAGTGGTATAACATTAACGatcaataaaagtaaaacatCTGCTACTGAACTCCAATAGAAATGCTCGCGGAGTGCCAAAATTTATATGAGCTATGCCCGGTAATGAAAAGCAAgtctttttaatttctttaaaaaccaGAGCCAATACTTGATAAAGTATTCAGTGCATGGAAAACCCTATGCATTCTTTGAGAACTCATGCAAAGTTATCTTTGCTATTCAATGTACTTATGTATTCTTTCGCAACATATGCATTTATATAATAGGACAAGTATTTTTTTCAGTAACGAAGTTCAAGAACATTGAAACCAAACACAATTTTTCCTAATCTACCGTAGGCTATGTTTGCATAGTCTATGAACATTTGGTCAAATTCATTCTTGTCAGATATCATAGCTTTCTTTAAAACTGAACGCGATGGCATTATACTTCATTATGGACTCAGACAGTTgaaatggccctcggcgttgcttCGGGGTCATTACAACCATCATTGGCCACTATTAATACCAAGTTCATGTTAtagggccaatatgaaaaattCCATACATTAATACTATAGTAACACTTATTAATGGCACTTATATCAAAATTAAGATGAGAGCATTAAATGTTAATCTTCTTTAAAATCCATGCGGAATCTGGTTAAAGACTTGAAGGGGATACAAAACATTAAGTGTTTAGAATTATCTTTAAATAAacgcaacagtagtttaccgctgttcgaaaatcgtaaatcgatagaaaaaaaacccacatccgggttaaaaactaaaactaagggaaacgcatcaaatataagaggagaacaacgacacacacaaaaacacaacattgaaatgcaacacacacagaaacgaactataatataacaatggcaatttttctgacttggtacaggacattttaagaaaaaaaatgatgggttgaacctggttttgtggcatgccaaaccccCCTTTttgatggcaatgttaaatataatattaaaatgacaacataacatgacatgactacaatacaaataaattggagaacatataggacagagaaacacacgaatgatagctaacaaaaggtacaaGGTGTAGAATTTAATACGTTTtttccacacaagactaaccagtgacgcttagatgaaaaaagttcgaaagccaaaacaagtacaaagttgaagaacactgaggaccaaaagttccaaaaggttgtgcccaATGCGGATAAGGTTTTCTGCCTgcgataagaacatccttattatttagattaatttatacttttgcaaacagtaaaattatattaatagtaaatttgaagaaaaaaaaataacattatcatGTAAACCGAGAAGTGCTTACTATTGGTAATATCCAAAAAAGTAATTTTCACAAGGAATGGCATTGATCTAGTCCTTACATTTTGTCTTATCGTCGTTTGTAGGTATGAGAAGTTTTCCCCAATATTTTGTCGGTTTCTCTTTGACTTCACTGTTTTCAAACTTTTGATTCTATTTTTGTATCGTCTGCCTCTTTTTCGAAAATAGTTTTAGacacaattatttaaaaagatatcaAGATTGAGAATTAATTAAGTATTTAACCGCTActataataatttgaaaatgtttgtgaaattgtaaataaaaagataCTTACCGATACTCAATATTGAAGAAAACACGGCGATATAGCGCACATTTTTCATCTTTGATAAATAATGTCATAACAAACTACTAATTTAGCTTACATCCTGTTTCATGTAACAGGTAAACAACATTTGGTTCAAATGAATGCAAACAATGTTCGGCTTCAATGATTTTAATGTATAAAGTGATCTCTATCACACAATATTTTCGATTCATTCTTATGAGCAATCAATGTGGTCCGGTTTTCCCAAGCCAGGTAAGTAACCCATCCGTGAATCATAGTAGTCATGATAGATCTATCGGTGTGGTattttatggcaagccgttctttttcgaaaaaaatacacactgagattttaaaacctaaaataacacactgagaaatcgaaattacacactgagatttaaaaaaattaaaaacacacactgagaattcaaaattacacactgagattttaaagagacacactgagatgaaataaattgaaaaacacacactgagaattgttaattacacactgagatttcaaaaatacactctgagattaatatgcaaattactaatgaatattcatgagatgaataattcaacagattaatatcttgatctcaagaactcttgtaataaaaaatgcgattccttcaaccaacattcgtaataaatttcaagactttaAAACACCGCTCATATTCAtcagtttgttgcctataattcagatcataactaccagtaattaaacatgGGTCCCTTTCCAAAAGTTttccaactgtttccctgatttcgctagttaatcttttatatttttgttacgttcatatgctataatagacttgagtaaaaatttcactgcattcttttgcagattgttccaatgttttcttataattttaataaaggtttttcaccatttggttatatttgtaataagagtaaaggttttttttcttgatcttgtatttctaaagttttttttattagtaatttggaaccaaatcgaaggactaacgagttatgtccccttgttgTTTCAAGCTTGtaagattaagtatgctaattaaatatgtgcgcataaaaagtgcgcacaaatcttagtgtgtaatttcaaattctcagtgtgtgttttcagtttatttattctcagtgtgtctttttgaaatctcagtgtgtaattttcaattctcagtgtgtaattttcaattctcagtgtgcgtttttcatttttgtaatctcagtgcgtctttatgaaatctcagtgtgtaatttttaattctcagtgtgtaattttcaattctcagtgtgtaattttcaattctcagtgtgctttttgaagtttttaaatctcagtgtgctttgttgtaattctcagtgtgtaaatttttcgaaaaattgtttaaacatagttctgacgagaacggcttgccatagtatTTCCGGGTTAATTAACTACACTTCTGGATCATAGCGGGCGGAAGTgtattatttgaaaacttttaatttgttatGGGGTTGACACGAAacacataaacatacatataGATTAGGCCTGTATCGCTGAAATGatctttttgtttcaaaattcttAACTTGACACCTTCGTTTTGTGTGGGAAACCTGAGAGATTTTCCAAAACGTTCGATTTATATAATCCGGAAATTCCGCTCCGTGACATTTTGGTAGTgtattctattttatattttctcccAAAATTAGGTCATCGTATATCGCCAGCTGgacatttatcatttcttttggaTATATTGCATCAAAGAAAAGGTAAGCATTAGTATATATGCAAACATTTCTAGTCGTCAGTGAAATTTGTTCTCAGTTGACCAGTGAAATAACCTGTCTCTTGACTGTCAGATTTAACAGGTGAAGGCAGAGACATATATAGGTCTCTGGTGAAGGCAAGGACTCCCAGGTCGGAATGCTTTTTCATGTTTTCAGTCGGATTTAAATAATGAGACGCGAGGAGAAATTCTCACTGTAGTAGAGGGGTCTGTAGAAGCAAAACTTAGGAAACGGTAATTGTTTATCAGCTGAGGGGTATGTTCGAATTTattgacaccccccccccccccaaaaaaaaaacccattatgaACCACATAATGATCCACCTCTCCTTACCACAAAGCTTCAAAACTTTGACCCCAAACAAAAATCCCTATCGATTGCCGTCAGTGAAAGTTGTTTTTAGTGGACCAGTGGAGTAACCTGTCTCTTGACTGTAAGATTTAACAGGTGAAGGCAAGGACTCCCAGGTCAGAAtgctttttcatatgttttcagtTGGATTTAAATAATGAGAACTGGAACCTTACGCGAGGAGAAATTCTCACTATAGTAGAGAGGTCTGTACAAGCTAAACTTAGGGAACGGTCATTGTTTATCAGCTGAGGGGTATGTTCAAATTTATTGACCCccctaaaataaaacattatgaaCCCCATAATGACCCCCCTCCCCTTATCACATAGCTTCAAAACTTTGACCCCCAAACAAAAATCCCTATCGATTGTAAGAAGAAATTCTCACTATAGTAGGACATTTCCCAGATCCCAGATAAGGGGTCTGTAGAAGGTAAACTTAATATAGTTAAATATGCTCTTGAGAGCAACAAAAACAGTGTGTAAGAGGATTAGATCTGAGTACAGAGGTAGTACATATAGGTATAAAgttgaaaggaaaggggattatTCTTTGATTCTTTGGGGAGGatgattttgaaaaagaatatCATATCCACATGTCCACTGAATAAAATAAGCataacagatgaaaatgaatattcaattttgaaaatattacatctgccccccccccccccccccccccccccgcaattatcaaatggtcatctaagccaaataattatgacgtcttgaccatgttgacagGCTATTTTATCTTTTTTCCTGTGACACGTTCCTTTGGACTAACGGTCATctaattatttgtcaattttttatacagtcaggggacttacttaaacaagtgattttctaaatcactgattcaagtaacattatttctataaaggttggaagttagagttgtctttctttaataatcacatatttaagtagtacaaataaatcactagaagaagtgatttaattttattgtagctttaaatatagaatactaatgatccagggactaattatgtttctaaacttatcagaaccaacatctgtgttgtctaggatgaccaggtcatttcaggtgatgaccttgtactgaatctaggataatgtcaatgacataaaaatcacttgtttaagtatcagacctcaatttccttcccaaaaatcacttctttaagtatcattcttttaataacccctactaatttcaacacccccgaacagtgaaatttttatcgcgaacagtagaattttattatataatctgaaagataaaaccttgaacttcacaggaaaaatactcccactgctgtgaaaaatcttttaagaaagtatcagttcattatgtaaagccattattatagcgtttttcatatttttttattttactaattaaaagatattatttaaaattttgaaaaaaactacaaaatcccaatttgtgacaaaacctcgaatttgctactcaaataagtgatttaaaaatcacttatttcagtaagtcccctgactgttatATCTATAAATGGGGAGACCTGCAATTACTTCACAATTAATAGGCTGTTTTGAAACATTTCACAGTACTTGCATTTGTTGAATCAGATGAATTACTAGGTTTAGTTTTAGTTGTACATGAGTACTATCACGAGACTTTGACTCCATAATGGATGACTGGGAGAGTTAAATAGATTAACTTCTGCATCTGACATGTCTGATACATCCATTTCATTGGAATGTCTTTTTTTCGAAGGTAAAATACATAAAACTCTGTATAAAATCTTCAATACCTCTCTCTCTCTATCTTCATGTATCTTCATGTATCTATATTTTTTGTGCATCCATGCAAGTGTTTCCACACCAGCcttgtgtatatacatgtatatatttatcaaaattgcatAGACCTTATGTC includes:
- the LOC139524693 gene encoding lachesin-like isoform X1; protein product: MKNVRYIAVFSSILSIVLGAGLEKVDNSLSQVKKQDQTSYMNCSVIDLYDREQSQWNTKTPLTDDPLYISSDGIVRFDLFVEERNRYSVVKYRTHNSQTYQLIIESLTEIEAGNYTCQIYLPNQNYEELPRMLRSVTIQIAPYITTVSAATVTVQEGENVTLVCEAYGYPLPNITWKRGDGSPLPHGGLHLNNGLYRINNVNATDRGLFICSADNNVKPHASYSVQLKVLCAPYCTAIQDIVGQEPDRMYHAILECLVFAQPRAEVIWYKENRTTLINEQILDNDKYTLEQQYDERLRDDEKWYTLKINNVVRSDYRDYYCTALNKLGKNQAKFTLFEPFVYYYNLNYNTIGKAPSTHQVSVVTYMFGFLVSFILL